From one Conyzicola nivalis genomic stretch:
- a CDS encoding NADPH-dependent FMN reductase, giving the protein MPRIMIVVGSVRPGRVGLPIAQWVKGAAELVEGFDIDFVDLAELHLPFMDEPNHPRLRQYTKQHTVDWSARVTAAEGFIFVAPEYNHSYGPALKNALDYLAAEWWRKPVGMVSYGGISAGSRGVTALEPVLAMLGLIRAGAEVEISLLPDSRIIDGAFVPNDRETAVLGKLFSELSMLTQSLRSAQTD; this is encoded by the coding sequence ATGCCCAGAATCATGATCGTCGTCGGGAGCGTTCGTCCGGGCCGCGTCGGGCTTCCTATCGCCCAGTGGGTGAAGGGAGCCGCAGAACTCGTCGAAGGATTCGACATCGATTTCGTCGACCTGGCGGAGCTTCACCTGCCGTTTATGGACGAACCGAATCATCCACGTCTCCGCCAATACACCAAGCAACACACTGTGGACTGGAGTGCGAGGGTGACAGCAGCCGAGGGATTTATCTTCGTGGCGCCGGAATACAACCACAGTTATGGACCCGCGCTCAAAAACGCACTCGATTATCTGGCAGCAGAATGGTGGCGCAAACCGGTGGGCATGGTGAGCTATGGCGGAATATCGGCCGGATCGCGCGGGGTGACGGCTCTCGAACCGGTGCTCGCAATGCTCGGCTTGATCCGAGCGGGTGCCGAGGTCGAGATTTCCCTCCTCCCGGACTCGCGGATAATCGACGGTGCTTTCGTTCCGAACGACAGGGAGACCGCTGTTCTCGGCAAGCTGTTCTCGGAACTGTCGATGCTTACCCAGAGCCTGCGATCTGCGCAGACGGACTAG
- a CDS encoding glycosyltransferase: protein MSRASIRDGGWALPHNRWDLIADEQPAALPSVSVVIAHYAQPIELARTLLALERQNYPRDLVEIVVADDGSPEPPTVAGNVRVVSQPDRGFRVAAARNRGVEVTGNDVLVFLDADTSPEPDYLRHIVRLPALTWDAVTVGRRRHADLASVEATAPIAEAGRAHELDEPAWLREEYTRTHDLLDADHRSYRFLIGAVVACTRRFFDEVGGFDESFTRYGGEDWEWAYRAWLRGAVLAHVPEATAWHDGPDRAVREPGALGAKNAEVLALSGLIPVEGSRPRALAAAKADIVVTGPRAGGTDGQEFVSRDSVLAQLPSAELVRPGWSAEARFDRVRIRVDLERPVRVAPGGLDAAMEAVESGAYARVALRRADGAVLLRLVSTRAEVRQSRWGGEPLLPDLDLVAPGVIALDAEVDLEGYLGGWA, encoded by the coding sequence ATGAGCCGGGCCAGCATCAGGGACGGCGGCTGGGCGCTCCCCCACAACCGGTGGGACCTCATCGCCGACGAGCAGCCCGCGGCTCTTCCCTCGGTCTCGGTCGTGATCGCGCATTACGCACAGCCGATTGAGCTCGCCCGCACCCTGCTGGCACTGGAACGCCAGAACTATCCCCGCGACCTGGTCGAAATCGTCGTCGCCGACGACGGTTCGCCCGAGCCGCCGACGGTCGCCGGGAACGTGCGCGTGGTCAGCCAGCCCGACCGCGGATTCCGGGTCGCCGCGGCGCGCAACCGCGGGGTCGAGGTGACCGGCAACGACGTGCTCGTGTTCCTCGACGCCGACACGTCTCCCGAGCCCGACTACCTGCGACACATCGTGCGGCTGCCGGCGCTGACCTGGGACGCGGTCACCGTCGGTCGCCGTCGCCACGCCGATCTGGCCTCCGTCGAAGCCACAGCGCCGATCGCCGAGGCGGGTCGCGCACACGAACTCGACGAGCCGGCATGGTTGCGCGAGGAGTACACCCGCACCCACGACCTCCTCGACGCGGACCACCGAAGCTACCGGTTCCTCATCGGAGCCGTCGTGGCGTGCACGCGACGGTTCTTCGACGAGGTCGGCGGGTTCGACGAGTCGTTCACCCGGTACGGCGGCGAGGACTGGGAGTGGGCCTACCGGGCCTGGCTCCGCGGTGCCGTGTTGGCACACGTGCCCGAGGCCACGGCCTGGCACGACGGACCCGACCGGGCGGTGCGCGAGCCCGGCGCTCTCGGCGCGAAGAACGCCGAGGTGTTGGCACTCTCGGGCCTGATCCCGGTCGAGGGCTCCCGCCCGCGGGCTCTCGCCGCCGCGAAGGCCGACATCGTCGTCACCGGGCCACGGGCGGGAGGCACCGATGGCCAGGAATTCGTCAGCAGGGACTCGGTGCTCGCGCAACTGCCGTCGGCCGAGCTGGTGCGACCCGGGTGGAGCGCGGAGGCCCGCTTCGACCGGGTGCGGATCCGGGTCGACCTCGAGCGCCCGGTGCGTGTCGCACCGGGAGGCCTCGACGCCGCGATGGAGGCCGTCGAGAGCGGCGCGTACGCCCGGGTCGCGCTGCGGCGGGCCGACGGCGCCGTGCTGCTGCGGCTCGTGAGCACGCGGGCCGAGGTGCGCCAGTCACGCTGGGGCGGCGAGCCGCTGTTGCCGGATCTCGACCTCGTGGCGCCCGGCGTCATCGCGCTCGACGCCGAGGTCGACCTCGAGGGCTACCTCGGCGGCTGGGCCTGA
- a CDS encoding Hsp70 family protein produces the protein MSESEFVLAIEIGSSHIAVATARLTQSEQAEGALHEGPRSHRRAPAIAYLAHDDTLLFGEEAARRAAEEPERAVTRFGHRLGDDTPFVIDGYALSAEFLYAKAVSWAIDSVTETEGAAPVALTLTHPAHWGEHRLTTLRDELNRQGIAEVALIPAAKAAAMQLDVSHPIEPGETVAVYDLGAETVECVVLRKRHDGRFDIIGEAVHIDNIGGAGFDDAVLEHVIAAAASDLARFAPHRDASHLRDTVRAAKEALSSHPDATITIPVAATSVRITRAEFEDMIVDDVDRSLGALTQAVESAAITPGALRAIVLAGGSTHIPLIAQRLSDRFTCPAVLDVAPEAAAVRGAARTKLAELRAQQVSVTGADSEVDEFTDDPRSFSPELIDASPAPVSALRRALFIFFAIVATVMAGAIVLGGAAAVGGTRSDLSGGATRSSDALTRNPTPTPSTSAITQPAYPPPPPTRDPTRTEPIPPAQELSGADMD, from the coding sequence GTGAGCGAATCCGAATTCGTTCTAGCGATCGAAATCGGCAGCAGCCACATCGCCGTGGCCACTGCCCGTCTGACGCAGAGCGAGCAAGCCGAGGGCGCCCTTCACGAGGGCCCCCGTTCGCATCGGAGAGCGCCCGCGATCGCCTACCTCGCCCACGACGACACGCTGCTGTTCGGCGAGGAGGCCGCTCGACGAGCCGCTGAAGAACCGGAACGAGCTGTGACCCGCTTCGGCCACCGTCTCGGCGACGACACCCCCTTTGTCATCGACGGGTACGCACTTTCCGCTGAATTCCTCTACGCCAAAGCCGTGTCATGGGCCATCGACTCTGTCACCGAGACCGAAGGGGCAGCCCCGGTCGCACTCACGCTCACCCACCCGGCGCACTGGGGCGAACACCGCCTCACGACTCTCCGGGACGAACTGAACCGGCAGGGCATTGCCGAAGTCGCCCTCATCCCTGCCGCGAAAGCCGCGGCGATGCAGCTGGACGTGTCACACCCGATCGAGCCAGGTGAGACCGTCGCTGTCTACGATCTGGGAGCTGAGACGGTCGAGTGTGTCGTGCTGCGCAAGCGCCACGACGGCCGTTTCGACATTATTGGCGAGGCGGTGCACATCGACAACATCGGGGGCGCCGGATTTGACGATGCCGTTCTCGAACATGTGATCGCTGCCGCCGCGTCTGATCTGGCACGCTTCGCGCCTCACCGCGACGCGTCGCACCTCCGAGACACGGTGCGAGCGGCAAAGGAAGCGCTCTCGTCCCATCCTGATGCGACCATCACCATCCCCGTCGCCGCGACCAGCGTGCGCATCACCCGTGCCGAGTTCGAGGACATGATCGTCGACGACGTCGACCGAAGTCTCGGAGCACTTACGCAGGCAGTCGAATCCGCCGCCATCACACCGGGCGCGCTCCGCGCAATCGTGCTCGCAGGTGGCTCAACACACATCCCATTAATTGCTCAACGACTGTCGGACCGATTCACCTGCCCCGCCGTGCTCGATGTCGCTCCGGAAGCTGCGGCGGTGCGGGGGGCCGCACGCACGAAGCTCGCTGAACTCCGCGCGCAACAGGTCTCCGTCACCGGAGCAGACAGCGAGGTCGACGAGTTCACCGACGACCCACGGTCGTTCTCCCCCGAACTGATCGACGCATCTCCGGCACCTGTGTCCGCTCTCAGGAGGGCCCTCTTCATCTTTTTCGCCATTGTCGCCACGGTGATGGCCGGCGCCATCGTGCTCGGGGGCGCCGCTGCGGTTGGCGGCACCCGTTCCGACCTATCCGGCGGAGCGACACGTTCGAGCGACGCTCTCACCCGCAATCCCACACCCACCCCGTCAACATCGGCAATTACGCAACCCGCTTACCCGCCCCCGCCCCCAACACGCGACCCGACGCGGACCGAGCCAATACCCCCGGCTCAGGAGTTGTCGGGAGCGGATATGGACTGA
- a CDS encoding glycosyltransferase family 4 protein: MVTRESRPARRWLVATTEYAGLTAYTGGIGSHYAALLPAIVESGIAVDLMVFASGPLAPDADLRGVNLVRHVDLGRMPRVLSLPLRALLVRAAAARAEYDRIFLAEWGGLGAALPRRAPLVTNLATSMRLANEISGLTPAMLPRATRAAVAIQNALEDRQITRSQGVVPISRAMLRWAERQYPDLPPSRIVRNCISVSAVAEAASSAALPAGWPEGDDPVVLFLGRLERRKGVTDAVGSFAEVASRHPGARLVLAGASGDSRFEPTREGLLDLLPAPVRDRVFWLGHVADDSLYRGIREATVAICPSPWEGFGNVALEIKAAGCPLVCTTGSGFDDFCVDGEDSLMVPPADPRALAHAIDRLLDDGALRERLARTAAERVSSFAPGPVAADLVAATDQFFSSSRR; the protein is encoded by the coding sequence ATGGTCACGCGAGAAAGCCGCCCCGCCCGACGTTGGCTCGTGGCCACCACCGAGTACGCGGGGCTCACGGCGTACACGGGCGGAATCGGCAGCCACTACGCGGCACTGCTTCCGGCGATCGTCGAGTCGGGTATCGCGGTCGACCTGATGGTCTTCGCCAGCGGTCCCCTCGCGCCCGACGCCGATCTGCGCGGCGTGAACCTCGTGCGCCACGTCGACCTCGGGCGGATGCCCCGCGTGCTGTCGCTTCCACTGCGCGCCCTGCTCGTTCGGGCGGCGGCGGCCCGCGCCGAGTACGACCGCATCTTCCTCGCCGAGTGGGGCGGCCTCGGTGCGGCACTCCCCCGGCGGGCTCCGCTCGTCACCAACCTCGCGACGAGCATGCGGCTCGCCAACGAAATCTCCGGCCTGACCCCCGCGATGCTCCCCCGCGCCACCCGCGCCGCCGTCGCGATTCAGAACGCGCTGGAAGACCGGCAGATCACCCGGTCTCAGGGAGTCGTGCCGATCTCGCGCGCCATGCTGCGCTGGGCCGAGCGCCAGTACCCCGACCTTCCGCCGTCGCGCATCGTGCGCAACTGCATCAGTGTGTCCGCCGTGGCCGAGGCGGCGTCGAGCGCCGCCCTCCCTGCGGGATGGCCGGAGGGAGACGATCCGGTTGTGCTCTTCCTCGGCCGCCTGGAGCGCCGGAAGGGCGTGACGGATGCCGTCGGTTCCTTTGCCGAGGTCGCGTCGCGTCACCCGGGCGCCCGGCTGGTGTTGGCCGGCGCGAGTGGCGACAGCCGCTTCGAGCCGACCAGGGAGGGTCTGCTCGACCTGTTGCCCGCTCCCGTTCGCGACCGGGTCTTCTGGCTCGGGCACGTCGCCGACGACTCGCTCTATCGCGGCATCCGCGAGGCTACCGTCGCCATCTGCCCGTCGCCGTGGGAGGGCTTCGGTAACGTCGCGCTCGAGATCAAAGCGGCGGGCTGCCCGCTCGTGTGCACGACCGGCAGCGGCTTCGACGACTTCTGTGTCGACGGCGAGGACAGCCTGATGGTGCCGCCGGCCGACCCTAGGGCGTTAGCTCACGCGATCGACCGCCTGCTCGACGACGGCGCTCTGCGCGAGCGGCTCGCGCGCACCGCCGCGGAACGGGTCTCCTCGTTCGCACCCGGTCCCGTGGCCGCCGACCTCGTGGCCGCTACGGATCAGTTCTTCTCGAGCAGTCGCCGGTAG
- a CDS encoding transporter: MTQPNGATRIPLNTLAISFGTAGLASMWTSAGKALGLPDWPADTAWVIAAVVWVWLIVAHTVRGRASADTLVGQLQHPAQGPIAAIVPVVGMMLGAHLFLYWPVGGMVVALTSMAVTALYAGWLLAYWVTGTIEIDSVHGAFFLPTVAGTLIAAAVAADLGFASLAMGAFAVGVFFWGVIFALILARLIFRPALPAPLIPTLAILVAPPAVAGNAWFAIVGHSMDAVQDAFAASAVLLGLMQLALLPTYMRLKFSLGFWSFTFPAAALVGYAVGWLGIVRPWGWQVIAAAALALATGLIVAIAVASVRLAIASGRDRRRSAADELRDADSEIESDAVWTS; this comes from the coding sequence ATGACACAGCCGAACGGCGCTACGAGGATCCCGCTGAACACGCTCGCTATCAGCTTCGGGACAGCAGGGCTGGCCAGCATGTGGACCAGTGCCGGAAAGGCCCTCGGCCTTCCCGATTGGCCGGCGGACACGGCGTGGGTCATCGCCGCTGTCGTATGGGTGTGGCTCATCGTGGCGCACACCGTGCGGGGCCGGGCCAGCGCCGATACCCTCGTCGGGCAGCTCCAGCATCCTGCGCAAGGACCGATCGCGGCGATAGTGCCCGTGGTCGGCATGATGCTCGGCGCGCATCTGTTCCTGTATTGGCCTGTCGGGGGCATGGTTGTCGCCCTGACATCCATGGCGGTGACGGCGCTTTACGCGGGTTGGCTCCTCGCGTACTGGGTGACCGGCACGATCGAGATCGATTCTGTCCATGGGGCATTCTTCCTTCCTACGGTGGCCGGGACGCTTATCGCTGCCGCCGTCGCCGCTGACCTGGGCTTCGCGTCGCTGGCGATGGGTGCCTTCGCCGTCGGCGTGTTCTTCTGGGGAGTAATTTTCGCCCTCATCTTGGCGCGGTTGATCTTCCGCCCTGCACTGCCCGCGCCCTTGATCCCGACGTTGGCGATTTTGGTCGCGCCACCGGCGGTCGCGGGCAACGCCTGGTTCGCCATCGTCGGACACAGTATGGACGCCGTGCAGGACGCTTTCGCCGCATCCGCGGTTCTATTGGGCCTCATGCAGCTGGCGCTACTGCCGACATATATGCGGCTGAAGTTCTCTCTCGGATTCTGGTCCTTCACGTTTCCCGCGGCGGCCCTCGTCGGATACGCAGTCGGGTGGCTGGGCATAGTCCGGCCGTGGGGATGGCAGGTCATCGCTGCTGCCGCCCTCGCTCTCGCCACCGGGTTGATCGTGGCTATCGCGGTGGCCTCGGTCCGGCTCGCGATCGCGTCGGGGCGTGACCGTCGTAGGTCTGCTGCCGACGAACTGCGCGATGCGGACTCCGAGATCGAGTCGGACGCAGTCTGGACCTCCTGA
- a CDS encoding alpha/beta fold hydrolase, which produces MNVHLPSLAPLHVAVTPALKMSYYEAGGQGDETVVLLHGFPYDIHTFHEVIPRLTAEGLRVVVPFLRGHGQTRFLRPDTPRSGQQAAIGQDVVDLMDALDIDRAILAGWDWGGRAACVAAAAWPERCTGLVSVNSYLIQDISVAWRPIKAELEAGLWYFYYFLTERGRAGLTANRDDIARVIWIRNSPNWNFDDATFERAAMAFQNPDFVDVVIHSYRHRLGYAPGEPDYAALENLLATQPPITVPAVTLDGTADGNFPATDGTASAHHFTGPRTHHQVRGAGHNLPQEAPGAFVDAIMEVREMASQPN; this is translated from the coding sequence ATGAACGTCCATCTGCCGTCTCTCGCCCCACTTCACGTTGCGGTGACACCCGCGCTGAAAATGTCGTACTACGAAGCGGGCGGGCAGGGCGACGAAACCGTGGTCCTGCTACACGGATTCCCGTACGACATCCACACCTTCCACGAAGTCATCCCCCGACTGACAGCCGAAGGACTCAGGGTCGTTGTGCCCTTCCTCCGCGGGCACGGGCAGACCCGCTTCCTCCGACCGGACACGCCGCGCTCGGGGCAACAGGCGGCGATCGGCCAGGACGTAGTCGACCTCATGGACGCCCTCGACATCGACCGCGCCATCCTCGCCGGCTGGGACTGGGGCGGCCGGGCCGCGTGTGTCGCGGCGGCGGCGTGGCCCGAGCGGTGCACCGGATTGGTCTCTGTGAACAGCTACCTCATCCAAGACATCTCGGTAGCGTGGAGGCCGATCAAGGCCGAACTCGAAGCCGGCCTCTGGTACTTCTATTACTTCCTCACCGAACGGGGGCGCGCCGGCCTCACAGCCAACCGCGACGACATCGCCCGAGTCATCTGGATCCGCAATTCGCCGAACTGGAATTTCGACGATGCGACTTTCGAACGGGCTGCGATGGCATTCCAGAACCCGGACTTTGTCGATGTGGTCATCCACTCGTACCGACACCGGCTCGGCTACGCCCCGGGCGAGCCGGACTACGCGGCTCTGGAGAACCTCCTCGCGACACAACCGCCGATCACTGTTCCCGCCGTCACTTTGGACGGCACGGCAGATGGCAACTTCCCCGCAACCGACGGGACCGCCTCCGCCCACCACTTCACCGGTCCGAGGACGCATCACCAGGTCCGCGGAGCCGGACACAACCTTCCCCAGGAAGCTCCTGGAGCGTTCGTCGACGCGATCATGGAGGTTCGTGAGATGGCGTCCCAGCCGAACTGA
- a CDS encoding ATP-grasp fold amidoligase family protein, giving the protein MTSSELDTPPIEARPLPAVTVVVVGEGTDYPTPLDGVLAFVGARPGPRWSEHVARSFQLDPDLVAITGPAARRGLLAGILDAARRSLLGAVLAHPPLTSTNWAVRASDWRSVSELVARDSHRLGFGIAAALHLGPERRIRFDPRLRGDSSEPRESSGWHGVAALLAEVNPLRRWRRRFAFVAHRRRQRAGRAKMRERSRVVRAWRLWTTRRPVTFTEKVRYKMLRDHRPLITTFADKAGVREYVARRIGEGYLPRAYAISPDPAVVLGADLPDEFVMKPTHGSGAAFVVSHRAAPDTRLPTEDASWVYRHLLPTHADRHAMARLGARWLEQLYGQGPNREWAYGTVPRQIILEELLVGPDGSIPDDYKLFVFHGVCRYIQVDDGRFDRRTQDFFLPDWTHLPLSGGPPWADPPHEPPSGLAEMIRLAETLGAETDFVRVDLYQLEGRIVFGELTSYPAGGYSPFEPAAFDTEFGSHWTVPKAY; this is encoded by the coding sequence GTGACCTCCAGCGAACTCGACACGCCCCCGATCGAGGCCAGGCCGCTGCCGGCGGTGACCGTCGTCGTGGTCGGTGAAGGCACCGACTACCCGACTCCGCTCGACGGTGTGCTCGCTTTCGTCGGCGCGCGCCCGGGTCCGCGCTGGTCCGAGCACGTCGCCCGGTCGTTCCAGCTCGATCCCGACCTGGTGGCGATCACGGGACCGGCCGCGCGCCGCGGGCTGCTCGCCGGCATCCTCGACGCCGCGCGTCGCTCGCTTCTGGGCGCGGTCCTGGCGCATCCGCCCCTCACCTCGACCAACTGGGCGGTACGCGCCTCCGACTGGCGGTCGGTCAGCGAACTCGTCGCGCGCGACAGCCACCGGCTCGGGTTCGGGATCGCCGCCGCCCTCCATCTCGGCCCGGAACGCCGCATCCGTTTCGATCCGCGCCTGCGCGGGGATTCCTCCGAACCCCGCGAGAGCTCCGGATGGCACGGGGTCGCCGCTCTTCTCGCGGAGGTGAACCCGCTGCGGCGATGGCGTCGACGATTCGCGTTCGTCGCCCACCGGCGTCGCCAGCGTGCGGGCCGCGCGAAGATGCGCGAACGCAGCCGCGTGGTGCGCGCGTGGCGACTGTGGACCACCCGCCGTCCCGTGACGTTCACCGAGAAGGTGCGCTACAAGATGCTGCGCGACCACCGCCCCCTCATCACGACTTTCGCCGACAAGGCGGGTGTGCGGGAGTACGTCGCCCGGCGCATCGGCGAAGGCTATCTGCCGAGGGCCTACGCGATCAGCCCCGACCCCGCGGTCGTGCTCGGCGCCGACCTGCCCGACGAGTTCGTGATGAAGCCGACCCACGGCAGCGGCGCGGCGTTCGTCGTGTCGCACCGCGCGGCGCCGGACACGCGGCTGCCGACCGAGGACGCGAGCTGGGTCTACCGGCACCTGCTGCCCACGCACGCCGACAGGCACGCGATGGCCCGGCTGGGCGCGCGGTGGCTCGAGCAGCTCTACGGGCAGGGGCCCAACCGTGAATGGGCCTACGGCACGGTGCCCCGGCAGATCATCCTCGAGGAACTGCTCGTCGGGCCCGACGGCAGCATCCCCGACGACTACAAGCTGTTCGTCTTCCACGGCGTGTGCCGCTACATCCAGGTCGACGACGGCCGCTTCGACCGGCGCACCCAGGACTTCTTCCTGCCCGACTGGACCCACCTGCCGCTCAGCGGCGGACCGCCATGGGCCGATCCTCCGCACGAGCCGCCGAGCGGGCTCGCCGAGATGATCCGTCTGGCCGAGACGCTGGGCGCGGAGACCGACTTCGTGCGGGTCGACCTCTACCAGCTCGAGGGACGGATCGTCTTCGGCGAGCTCACGAGCTATCCGGCCGGGGGATACAGTCCGTTCGAGCCGGCCGCCTTCGACACCGAGTTCGGCAGCCACTGGACGGTGCCGAAGGCGTACTGA
- a CDS encoding alpha/beta hydrolase has product MTKHVLEPAAKAIADATASPPYLYDIGPEAARKVLNDLQAAPIELLPVKERWVKVPAAVGDVEVRVVTPAGSTGVLPVILYMHGGGWILGNAATHDRLVRELCVGVGAALVFAEYTPSPEAKYPTAIEQGYAAAQWITASGAEEGFDTSRIAVAGDSVGGNMTAALAIMAKERGDVTFVQQSMFYPVTDAAQNSASYAEFAEGPYLRAESMKWFWDAYTDDPSQRAEITASPLRATLDQLRGLPSALLLVDENDVLRDEGEAYASKLREAGVPVTAVRYNGTIHDFMLLNPLSESRATRAAVAQAIDHLKIAFSQTPPASE; this is encoded by the coding sequence ATGACGAAACATGTTCTGGAACCAGCGGCTAAAGCGATAGCCGATGCCACGGCCAGCCCGCCCTACCTATACGACATCGGACCGGAGGCGGCGCGAAAGGTTCTCAACGACCTGCAGGCCGCACCAATCGAGCTGCTGCCCGTGAAGGAGAGATGGGTCAAAGTGCCCGCGGCTGTGGGCGACGTCGAGGTGCGAGTGGTAACTCCTGCCGGTTCCACCGGGGTGCTGCCCGTAATTCTCTATATGCATGGCGGAGGCTGGATCCTCGGCAACGCGGCAACGCACGATCGGTTGGTGAGGGAACTCTGCGTGGGGGTCGGCGCGGCTCTCGTGTTCGCGGAGTACACGCCGTCGCCGGAGGCCAAGTACCCGACAGCGATCGAGCAGGGGTACGCTGCGGCCCAATGGATTACAGCCTCGGGAGCCGAGGAGGGATTCGACACCAGCCGGATCGCAGTCGCGGGCGACTCGGTAGGCGGCAATATGACGGCCGCCCTTGCGATCATGGCGAAGGAGCGCGGTGACGTGACCTTTGTGCAACAGTCGATGTTTTATCCCGTGACCGATGCGGCTCAGAACTCCGCCAGCTACGCGGAGTTCGCCGAGGGCCCGTATCTCCGAGCCGAGTCGATGAAGTGGTTCTGGGACGCCTACACAGACGATCCGAGCCAACGCGCCGAAATCACCGCGTCGCCACTGCGCGCGACACTCGATCAACTGCGCGGTCTGCCTTCAGCGCTCCTCCTCGTCGACGAGAACGATGTGTTGCGAGACGAGGGCGAGGCTTACGCCTCCAAGCTTCGCGAAGCGGGAGTGCCGGTCACCGCGGTGCGCTACAACGGCACCATTCACGACTTCATGCTCCTCAACCCGTTGAGCGAATCGCGTGCCACGCGCGCGGCCGTCGCCCAGGCGATCGACCACCTGAAAATCGCATTCAGCCAGACGCCGCCGGCTTCCGAGTAG